One genomic window of Glycine soja cultivar W05 chromosome 9, ASM419377v2, whole genome shotgun sequence includes the following:
- the LOC114425776 gene encoding sugar transport protein 14-like, which yields MAGGGFSDAGTLKRAHLYQYKITGYFIFSCIVGALGGALFGYDLGVSGGVTSMDDFLIQFFPKVYEKKHAHLAETDYCKYDDQILTLFTSSLYFAALVSTFGASSVTKTKGRKASILAGSVSFFIGAILNAAAKSITMLILGRILLGVGIGFGNQAVPLYLSEMAPAKVRGAVNQLFQLTTCLGILIANLVNYGTEKIHPWGWRLSLGLATVPAVFMFIGGCLCPETPNSLVEQGRFDEGRAVLEKVRGTPNVDAEFDDLIEASREAKSIKNPFQNLLLRKNRPQVIIGAFAIPAFQQLTGNNSILFYAPVIFQTLGFGSGASLYSSVITSVALVVATLISMAFVDKFGRRAFFLEAGAEMIICLVAMAIVLSVEFGKGKELSYGVSIFLVIVIFLFVLAYGRSWGPLGWLVPSELFPLEIRSAAQSVVVCVNMIFTALVAQFFLVSLCHLKYGIFLLFAALIVLMSCFVFFLLPETKQVPIEEIYLLFENHWFWKRVVGEGKNTSGSSSNV from the exons ATGGCAGGTGGAGGATTTTCTGATGCTGGAACACTCAAGAGGGCTCATCTTTACCAGTACAAGATTACTGGATATTTCATCTTTTCTTGCATTGTTGGAGCTCTTGGTGGCGCTCTATTTGGCTATGATCTTGGTGTTTCAG GTGGAGTTACCTCCATGGATGATTTCCTCATACAATTCTTCCCAAAGGTGTATGAAAAGAAGCATGCACATCTTGCGGAGACAGATTATTGTAAATATGATGATCAGATATTGACACTCTTTACTTCATCTCTATACTTTGCTGCCCTTGTGTCCACGTTTGGTGCTTCCAGTGTAACAAAAACCAAAGGCAGAAAAGCTAGCATCTTAGCTGGTTCCGTAAGCTTCTTTATAGGAGCTATTCTGAATGCAGCTGCCAAGAGCATTACAATGTTGATCCTTGGGCGTATCCTTCTTGGTGTTGGCATTGGATTTGGTAACCAA GCTGTTCCTCTCTATCTTTCAGAAATGGCACCTGCAAAAGTGAGAGGAGCAGTGAACCAACTCTTTCAGTTAACAACATGCTTGGGAATTCTGATTGCCAACCTTGTGAATTATGGCACCGAGAAGATTCATCCTTGGGGGTGGAGGTTATCCCTTGGTTTAGCTACAGTTCCAGCAGTTTTTATGTTCATTGGAGGCTGTTTGTGTCCTGAAACACCCAACAGCCTTGTGGAACAAGGCAGATTCGACGAAGGACGAGCGGTGTTGGAGAAGGTTAGGGGCACTCCAAATGTTGATGCTGAATTTGATGATCTTATTGAGGCAAGCAGAGAAGCAAAATCCATCAAGAATCCATTCCAGAACCTTCTTTTGAGGAAAAACAGACCACAGGTGATAATTGGTGCCTTTGCTATTCCAGCATTCCAACAGTTAACTGGCAACAACTCCATCCTCTTCTATGCTCCTGTTATCTTCCAAACTTTGGGATTTGGATCTGGGGCATCTCTGTATTCATCGGTTATTACAAGTGTAGCACTTGTTGTTGCCACACTCATCTCAATGGCTTTTGTAGACAAGTTTGGCAGGAGAGCTTTCTTTTTGGAAGCCGGTGCTGAAATGATAATCTGCTTG GTTGCTATGGCTATAGTTTTGTCTGTTGAATTTGGAAAAGGCAAAGAACTGTCATATGGTGTTAGTATATTTTTGGTTATAGTGATTTTCCTATTCGTCTTGGCATATGGAAGATCTTGGGGTCCCTTGGGATGGTTGGTTCCTAGTGAGCTCTTCCCACTAGAGATAAGGTCAGCAGCACAAAGTGTTGTGGTGTGTGTCAACATGATCTTCACTGCTCTTGTGGCacaattcttccttgtatcACTTTGCCACCTCAAATATGGAATCTTCTTGCTGTTTGCAGCCTTAATTGTCCTTATGAGCTGCTTTGTTTTCTTCCTCTTGCCAGAAACCAAGCAAGTCCCAATTGAGGAGATTTATCTTCTGTTTGAGAATCATTGGTTTTGGAAGAGAGTAGTAGGAGAAGGGAAAAACACATCTGGGTCATCATCAAATGTATGA
- the LOC114425719 gene encoding histone-lysine N-methyltransferase, H3 lysine-9 specific SUVH4-like has translation MSELKGDDHLIKNLRRVARNVNKIVAEGQISRAPSSYPSLVCRDLSNGLEAIPIPVTNEIDDSPITPNGFTYITSSQVANNVKVPSSDDYGCQCKGNSCRTNKNCCFRLNNMYPYVRRRKCSRLIQARDIVFECGPRCGCGPDCGSRVSQKGLQYQLEVYRTSDKGWAVRTRNFIPVGALVCELVGVLKRTEDLDNDSHNDYIVEIDGWETIKEIGGRKKRLPDEPLPAKIFLENKDDETTKNDPEFCIDCSSFGNVARFINHSCDPNLFVQCVLNSHYGIKQARIVLFAGRNIRPKQELTYDYGYRLDSVADVDGKIKQLPCYCGEATCRKRLY, from the exons ATGTCTGAATTGAAGGGAGATGACCATCTTATAAAGAATCTTCGACGAGTAGCAAGAAATGTGAATAAGATT GTTGCTGAAGGACAAATATCCAGAGCACCTTCTAGTTATCCTTC TTTGGTTTGTAGGGACCTCAGCAATGGTCTAGAAGCTATACCCATTCCAGTTACTAATGAGATTGATGATTCTCCTATCACACCTAACG GCTTTACATATATCACATCTAGCCAAGTTGCAAACAACGTGAAAGTTCCATCTAGTGATGACTATGGTTGTCAATGCAAAGGAAATAGTTGTAGAACTAACAAGAATTGTTGTTTTAGACTTAATAACATGTATCCATATGTTCGTCGTCGGAAATGTAGCAg ATTGATCCAAGCTAGAGATATTGTGTTTGAATGTGGTCCAAGATGTGGATGTGGTCCTGATTGTGGCAGTAGAGTATCTCAGAAGGGTTTGCAGTACCAGCTTGAG GTTTATCGTACGTCTGACAAAGGATGGGCTGTTAGAACTAGGAATTTTATTCCTGTTGGAGCTTTAGTTTGTGAACTTGTTGGGGTACTAAAGAGAACTGAAGACTTGGATAATGATTCACACAATGACTACATAGTTGAAATTGATGGCTGGGAAACTATAAAAGAGATAGGTGGACGAAAG AAACGATTGCCTGACGAGCCATTGCCTGCAAAAATTTTCCTTGAAAATAAGGATGATGAGACAACCAAAAATGATCCAGAGTTCTGTATAGATTGTAGTTCTTTTGGTAATGTGGCTAGGTTCATCAACCATAGTTGTGATCCTAACCTATTTGTTCAATGTGTTTTGAACTCCCATTATGGGATCAAACAAGCTCGAATTGTACTATTTGCTGGAAGAAACATACGTCCTAAACAG GAACTTACTTATGACTATGGTTACCGACTTGATAGTGTTGCTGATGTCGATGGAAAAATCAAGCAATTGCCATGTTACTGTGGTGAAGCTACTTGTCGCAAGCGTTTATACTAG
- the LOC114366892 gene encoding uncharacterized protein LOC114366892 isoform X1, protein MGISVVVMKLCHVAIRRLLIVGVFVAVIVVFQCCWTAYYSLLDAGGSSVALPIKVFLSGTSQKEGVFRSTAATNVMFNVTFASHSKEYASEKEADLESDGGTSSREGSIPNKGFKVASHHEDAIYSYTQKRPKYADLSTSDMLLAVKKPSNESIIQSVEMKSQNENAQVLKSPLSKSNSKPKMGTSSTSSKLVWPTSITQMNSLMLQSFNSSASMRPRWSSRRDRELLSAKLEIENAHVMSNSSGLYASIFRDVSKFSRSYELMKRKLKVFIYREGAKPIFQQPKMRGIYASEGWFMKLMEGNKRFIVRDPQKAHLFYLPFSSQMLRVTLSNRKQMKQHLEKYVELIAGRYCFWNRTVGADHFLVACHDWVCFQ, encoded by the exons ATGGGTATCTCTGTTGTAGTCATGAAATTGTGTCATGTGGCAATTAGAAGGCTCTTAATTGTTGGCGTGTTCGTTGCTGTGATAGTTGTTTTCCAATGTTGTTGGACAGCGTATTATTCTTTGTTGGATGCTGGTGGGAGCTCAGTGGCTTTGCCAATTAAAGTTTTCCTTTCTGGAACTTCGCAAAAGGAGGGTGTGTTTAGATCCACAGCAGCAACCAATGTCATGTTTAATGTTACTTTTGCCTCTCATTCAAAAGAATATGCTTCTGAGAAAGAAGCTGATTTGGAATCTGATGGGGGCACAAGTTCAAGAGAGGGTAGCATCCCCAACAAGGGTTTTAAAGTGGCAAGTCATCATGAGGATGCAATTTACAGTTACACACAGAAAAGACCTAAGTATGCTGATTTGAGCACATCTGATATGTTGCTTGCTGTGAAAAAACCTTCAAATGAGAGTATAATACAAAGTGTGGAAATGAAATCTCAAAATGAGAATGCACAAGTGTTGAAATCTCCTTTGTCCAAGTCAAATAGTAAACCTAAGATGGGTACTTCATCAACGAGTAGTAAGTTGGTGTGGCCAACTTCAATAACACAGATGAACTCTTTGATGCTTCAGAGCTTTAATAGTTCTGCTTCTATG AGGCCAAGGTGGTCTTCTCGACGGGACAGGGAACTCTTATCTGCAAAACTAGAGATTGAAAATGCCCATGTCATGTCAAATTCTTCAGGACTTTATGCTTCTATTTTCCGGGATGTTTCCAAGTTTTCAAG GAGTTATGAACTGATGAAGCGCAAGCTCAAAGTTTTTATCTATAGAGAAGGAGCAAAACCAATATTCCAACAACCAAAGATGAGAGGAATTTATGCCTCAGAGGGGTGGTTTATGAAGTTGATGGAAGGAAATAAAAGGTTCATTGTGAGGGATCCCCAAAAAGCTCATTTGTTTTACTTACCATTCAGTTCACAAATGCTAAGGGTTACTCTTTCTAACCGGAAACAGATGAAGCAACATCTTGAGAAATATGTGGAGCTAATTGCAGGAAGATATTGTTTCTGGAACAGAACTGTTGGAGCAGATCATTTTCTTGTTGCTTGTCATGATTGGGTGTGCTTCCAATGA
- the LOC114366892 gene encoding uncharacterized protein LOC114366892 isoform X2: MGISVVVMKLCHVAIRRLLIVGVFVAVIVVFQCCWTAYYSLLDAGGSSVALPIKVFLSGTSQKEGVFRSTAATNVMFNVTFASHSKEYASEKEADLESDGGTSSREGSIPNKGFKVASHHEDAIYSYTQKRPKYADLSTSDMLLAVKKPSNESIIQSVEMKSQNENAQVLKSPLSKSNSKPKMGTSSTSSKLVWPTSITQMNSLMLQSFNSSASMRPRWSSRRDRELLSAKLEIENAHVMSNSSGLYASIFRDVSKFSRSYELMKRKLKVFIYREGAKPIFQQPKMRGIYASEGWFMKLMEGNKR, translated from the exons ATGGGTATCTCTGTTGTAGTCATGAAATTGTGTCATGTGGCAATTAGAAGGCTCTTAATTGTTGGCGTGTTCGTTGCTGTGATAGTTGTTTTCCAATGTTGTTGGACAGCGTATTATTCTTTGTTGGATGCTGGTGGGAGCTCAGTGGCTTTGCCAATTAAAGTTTTCCTTTCTGGAACTTCGCAAAAGGAGGGTGTGTTTAGATCCACAGCAGCAACCAATGTCATGTTTAATGTTACTTTTGCCTCTCATTCAAAAGAATATGCTTCTGAGAAAGAAGCTGATTTGGAATCTGATGGGGGCACAAGTTCAAGAGAGGGTAGCATCCCCAACAAGGGTTTTAAAGTGGCAAGTCATCATGAGGATGCAATTTACAGTTACACACAGAAAAGACCTAAGTATGCTGATTTGAGCACATCTGATATGTTGCTTGCTGTGAAAAAACCTTCAAATGAGAGTATAATACAAAGTGTGGAAATGAAATCTCAAAATGAGAATGCACAAGTGTTGAAATCTCCTTTGTCCAAGTCAAATAGTAAACCTAAGATGGGTACTTCATCAACGAGTAGTAAGTTGGTGTGGCCAACTTCAATAACACAGATGAACTCTTTGATGCTTCAGAGCTTTAATAGTTCTGCTTCTATG AGGCCAAGGTGGTCTTCTCGACGGGACAGGGAACTCTTATCTGCAAAACTAGAGATTGAAAATGCCCATGTCATGTCAAATTCTTCAGGACTTTATGCTTCTATTTTCCGGGATGTTTCCAAGTTTTCAAG GAGTTATGAACTGATGAAGCGCAAGCTCAAAGTTTTTATCTATAGAGAAGGAGCAAAACCAATATTCCAACAACCAAAGATGAGAGGAATTTATGCCTCAGAGGGGTGGTTTATGAAGTTGATGGAAGGAAATAAAAG ATGA
- the LOC114366892 gene encoding probable glycosyltransferase At5g25310 isoform X3 codes for MFNVTFASHSKEYASEKEADLESDGGTSSREGSIPNKGFKVASHHEDAIYSYTQKRPKYADLSTSDMLLAVKKPSNESIIQSVEMKSQNENAQVLKSPLSKSNSKPKMGTSSTSSKLVWPTSITQMNSLMLQSFNSSASMRPRWSSRRDRELLSAKLEIENAHVMSNSSGLYASIFRDVSKFSRSYELMKRKLKVFIYREGAKPIFQQPKMRGIYASEGWFMKLMEGNKRFIVRDPQKAHLFYLPFSSQMLRVTLSNRKQMKQHLEKYVELIAGRYCFWNRTVGADHFLVACHDWVCFQ; via the exons ATGTTTAATGTTACTTTTGCCTCTCATTCAAAAGAATATGCTTCTGAGAAAGAAGCTGATTTGGAATCTGATGGGGGCACAAGTTCAAGAGAGGGTAGCATCCCCAACAAGGGTTTTAAAGTGGCAAGTCATCATGAGGATGCAATTTACAGTTACACACAGAAAAGACCTAAGTATGCTGATTTGAGCACATCTGATATGTTGCTTGCTGTGAAAAAACCTTCAAATGAGAGTATAATACAAAGTGTGGAAATGAAATCTCAAAATGAGAATGCACAAGTGTTGAAATCTCCTTTGTCCAAGTCAAATAGTAAACCTAAGATGGGTACTTCATCAACGAGTAGTAAGTTGGTGTGGCCAACTTCAATAACACAGATGAACTCTTTGATGCTTCAGAGCTTTAATAGTTCTGCTTCTATG AGGCCAAGGTGGTCTTCTCGACGGGACAGGGAACTCTTATCTGCAAAACTAGAGATTGAAAATGCCCATGTCATGTCAAATTCTTCAGGACTTTATGCTTCTATTTTCCGGGATGTTTCCAAGTTTTCAAG GAGTTATGAACTGATGAAGCGCAAGCTCAAAGTTTTTATCTATAGAGAAGGAGCAAAACCAATATTCCAACAACCAAAGATGAGAGGAATTTATGCCTCAGAGGGGTGGTTTATGAAGTTGATGGAAGGAAATAAAAGGTTCATTGTGAGGGATCCCCAAAAAGCTCATTTGTTTTACTTACCATTCAGTTCACAAATGCTAAGGGTTACTCTTTCTAACCGGAAACAGATGAAGCAACATCTTGAGAAATATGTGGAGCTAATTGCAGGAAGATATTGTTTCTGGAACAGAACTGTTGGAGCAGATCATTTTCTTGTTGCTTGTCATGATTGGGTGTGCTTCCAATGA